Proteins encoded in a region of the Anopheles aquasalis chromosome 2, idAnoAquaMG_Q_19, whole genome shotgun sequence genome:
- the LOC126579460 gene encoding protein turtle isoform X1, with translation MGMCVDPGVFRWCQALSRSRSCTTASDHQSASRLALPPYQPGHHHHHPSTTTTTTRLRRCSSGDSQQQRQKATTISTTNSKIQPVSNYNISDNGSDDSVVSRGYSVKFNYAPPTTTVRVKRSGVFDRYCKVTRAEFATVCGGIFRLLLLLQWFAFGCCTINPPQDAVHITAILGESVVFNCHVDFPGDHPVPYVLQWEKKVSEKGQEIPIFIWYESYPTHSGEGYEGRVSRVPPNSTFGAASLNLTDIRESDQGWYECKVVFLNRPPKQHKNGTWFHLDVHAPPRFSVTPEDIIYVNLGDSIILNCQADGTPTPEILWYKDANPVDPSSTVGIFNDGTELRISTIRHEDIGDYTCIARNGEGQVSHTARVIIAGGAVIMVPPTNQTKLEGEKVQFTCEAKAMPGNVTVRWFREGSPVREVAALETRVTIRKDGSLIINPVSADDSGQYTCEVSNGIGEPQSASAYLNIEYPAKVTFTPTIQYLPFRLAGVVQCYIKANPPLQYVTWTKDKRLLEPYQTKDIVIMNNGSLLFTRVNQNHQGRYTCTPYNAQGTQGSSGHMEVLVRKPPAFTVEPDPLYQRKVGESVEMHCDAQEAEGTSKPTIQWQRRDGQPLQKARVRISNGNITIENLRRSDFGYYQCVASNEVATIVSATQLVIEGTQPHAPYNLSGSATEFSVTLSWMPGYSGGPDYKQDYTIWYREAGVSEWSTIPVTPSGSTQVTINRLSPGTTYEFQVIGKNALGDGMMSKVITIRTLDAQKAKKPSTTTAAPNDKEFKHAPEDLGPKPGQPRNVSVVEIPNGFLISWQVPLERAHLVQFYTIKYRTDAQWKTLNRGQIRPEETSYLVKNLVGGRTYYFRVLANSLKSYETSDEIKFPVPARVKHKAITAGVVGGILFFIVAIILSICAVKICNKRKRRKQEKELNMVTARLTDRNALSQPIPLKRYLNGKSSKASRLPGLNILIAILHWIWPPGRCQNCDSIYSNKFTGDKSAINVGQIHRSADGRFVLSQDLVDGIVSLRNSIVSQYSSSDDGGFLPKRLPAPFSKAGPAWVRPSLVAGVYAEGGDEQHHFAVPQQAQPQHHHHHHHHQQQQSLYTNTMPGAAAAAVNLGEPTSLPATLLAQTIYTTPSRVSKVVASSPATSSPQVVNSPWSPLYFSDLSSVHHPSSAERSFPTPQSVNSVHRYYNHELPVLQGLQHLASTGGGGHHQHHHHHHHHAHSFIPVDVPVSLPYYGQSAEAAQSAALALHDHHQQALYQNIPWGYYGDDPTASMATLGSNATALGSAGGTFSYGSRPKFSFSRYYPRSVPRNLNRMLPELRSPLLNLNLNTTPLSAGGGLENSPQSYSSSSGFGSKNTSSNNTQPSHHHHHHQQQIATVSGTAATMGHNLLREWRYLPPYRPPPPPPSLHHAAPLSIGGGRLDNPPYSMSHWLELITRLNIASEKANINNAAADVGSVDGHYEFDPSTPTPTASTPTGLMRDDFHHLMTLPSTSSDLLWSATGLAGAAPGAGAANTATSVVSSLSGRKRNQSRYDNIDARVQAMKEEFYEYRKRQQLQAVAGPSLIELESVC, from the exons ATGGGCATGTGCGTGGACCCTGGGGTTTTCCGGTGGTGTCAGGCATTAAGCCGGTCGCGATCGTGCACTACTGCATCCGACCACCAGTCGGCCAGTCGGCTAGCCTTACCACCGTATCAgccaggccaccaccaccaccacccgtcaacaaccaccacgacaacgagATTGCGAAGATGCAGCAGCGGCGATAGTCAGCAGCAGAGGCAAAAGGCCACTACAATAAGCACAACAAATTCTAAAATACAACCAGTTAGCAATTATAACATTAGCGATAACGGAAGCGATGATAGTGTCGTCAGTAGAGGGTATTCGGTCAAGTTCAACTACGCGCCACCAACGACAACGGTTCGAGTGAAACGATCAGGCGTCTTTGATCGCTACTGCAAGGTGACCCGAGCAGAGTTTGCAACTGTTTGTGGTGGAATATTTCGATTGCTCCTGTTACTGCAATGGTTTGCATTTGGTTGCTGTACAATTAATCCTC CTCAAGATGCGGTCCACATTACGGCCATCCTTGGCGAAAGTGTCGTGTTCAACTGCCATGTCGACTTCCCGGGCGATCATCCCGTTCCCTATGTTTTACAATGGGAAAAGAAGGTGAGCGAAAAA GGCCAGGAGATACCCATTTTCATATGGTACGAAAGCTATCCGACGCACAGCGGCGAAGGATACGAGGGGCGCGTGTCTAGAGTGCCACCGAATTCGACGTTCGGTGCGGCATCCCTGAATCTCACGGACATCCGCGAGTCCGACCAGGGCTGGTACGAGTGTAAAGTAGTCTTTCTAAATCGACCTCCGAAGCAGCACAAGAACGGTACATGGTTTCACCTGGATGTCCATGCACCACCAAGGTTTAGCGTCACTCCAGAGGATATAATTTACGTTAACTTAG GTGACTCTATCATATTGAATTGTCAGGCAGATGGCACCCCGACACCAGAAATACTGTGGTACAAGGATGCCAACCCAGTGGATCCGTCCTCTACTGTTGGTATCTTTAATGATGGTACCGAGTTGCGGATTAGCACTATCCGCCACGAAGACATCGGCGATTACACGTGTATCGCGCGCAATGGTGAGGGACAAGTCTCCCATACTGCCCGTGTTATAATAGCGGGCGGCGCTGTAATCATG GTGCCGCCAACAAATCAGACAAAGCTGGAAGGGGAAAAGGTGCAGTTCACCTGTGAGGCGAAGGCAATGCCGGGAAATGTAACAGTAAGATGGTTCCGTGAAGGGTCACCGGTGCGGGAGGTGGCAGCGCTTGAGACGCGCGTCACAATACGCAAGGATGGGTCACTGATCATCAATCCAGTAAGCGCCGACGATTCCGGCCAATACACGTGCGAGGTATCGAATGGCATCGGAGAACCACAAAGTGCTTCGGCTTATTTAAATATAGAAT ATCCTGCCAAAGTGACCTTCACCCCAACAATACAATACTTACCGTTTCGTTTAGCTGGTGTCGTACAATGCTATATAAAAGCGAATCCTCCTCTACAATATGTAACATGGACCAAAGACAAACGATTGCTGGAACCTTATCAAACGAAGGACATAGTTATAATGAACAATGGTTCGCTGCTGTTCACGCGCGTCAACCAAAACCACCAGGGACGGTACACGTGCACCCCGTACAACGCGCAGGGAACGCAGGGTTCGTCCGGTCACATGGAGGTACTGGTGAGGAAACCGCCGGCATTCACCGTGGAACCGGATCCGCTCTACCAGCGCAAGGTTGGCGAATCGGTCGAGATGCACTGCGATGCGCAGGAAGCCGAAGGTACATCGAAACCAACGATCCAGTGGCAACGCCGTGATGGGCAACCGTTGCAGAAGGCCCGCGTTAGAATAAGCAATGGCAACATTACGATCGAGAACTTGCGCCGCTCGGACTTTGGTTACTATCAGTGCGTTGCGTCGAACGAGGTTGCGACGATCGTGTCGGCCACGCAGCTCGTCATCGAGGGTACACAGCCACACGCACCGTACAACCTGAGTGGTTCGGCAACGGAATTCTCCGTCACGTTGTCCTGGATGCCGGGGTACAGCGGTGGACCGGACTACAAGCAAGACTACACGATCTGGTACCGTGAGGCGGGTGTATCCGAGTGGTCTACCATTCCGGTAACACCTTCGGGCAGTACCCAGGTGACGATTAACCGGCTGTCACCGGGGACAACCTACGAGTTCCAGGTGATAGGCAAAAACGCCCTAGGAGATGGAATGATGAGCAAAGTGATTACCATACGAACACTAG ATGCACAAAAAGCCAAGAAACCTTCAACGACGACAGCGGCTCCTAATGATAAAGAATTCAAACATGCACCCGAAGATTTGG GTCCGAAACCAGGCCAGCCACGGAACGTGTCGGTGGTGGAAATCCCGAACGGATTCCTCATCTCGTGGCAGGTACCACTCGAGCGGGCCCATCTGGTGCAGTTCTACACGATCAAGTACCGCACGGATGCCCAGTGGAAGACACTGAATCGAGGCCAGATAAGGCCCGAGGAGACGTCGTATTTGGTGAAGAATCTCGTCGGAGGCCGTACGTACTATTTCCGCGTGCTGGCCAACTCACTCAAGAGCTACGAAACGAGCGACGAGATCAAGTTCCCGGTACCGGCCCGTGTGAAGCACAAAGCGATCACGGCCGGTGTCGTCGGTGGGATACTGTTCTTCATCGTGGCCATCATACTGTCGATCTGTGCCGTCAAGATTTGCAACAAGCGGAAGCgcagaaaacaggaaaaag AACTCAACATGGTAACGGCGCGACTAACTGACCGGAATGCATTGAGTCAACCGATACCGCTGAAAAG ATATTTGAACGGGAAGAGCAGCAAGGCGAGCCGATTGCCCGGCCTAAACATACTGATAGCTATATTACACTGGATTTGGCCACCAGGACGTTGTCAAAACTGTGATTCTATATACTCGAATAAATTTACCGGCGACAAATCGGCGATCAACGTGGGACAAATCCACCGTTCCGCGGATGGACGGTTTGTGCTGTCGCAGGATCTGGTCGATGGGATCGTCTCGTTGCGCAACAGCATCGTATCgcagtacagcagcagcgacgatgGAGGCTTCCTACCGAAGCGCCTCCCGGCGCCATTCTCGAAGGCGGGTCCGGCCTGGGTCCGACCATCGCTCGTAGCGGGAGTATATGCGGAAGGTGGTGATGAGCAACATCACTTTGCAGTTCCACAGCAGGCACAacctcagcatcatcaccatcatcaccatcaccaacaacaacaatctctGTACACGAACACGatgccaggagcagcagcagcagcggtgaaCCTGGGCGAACCAACATCGCTACCGGCGACACTGTTGGCCCAGACCATCTACACCACGCCATCGCGCGTGTCAAAGGTGGTGGCCAGTTCACCCGCCACCTCAAGCCCGCAGGTGGTCAATTCCCCTTGGTCCCCCCTGTATTTCAGCGATCTCAGCTCGGTGCATCATCCTAGCTCGGCCGAACGTTCCTTTCCCACGCCCCAAAGTGTCAATTCGGTGCATCGATACTACAATCACGAGTTGCCGGTGTTGCAGGGTCTACAGCATCTGGCTAgtaccggtggcggtggtcaccatcagcatcatcaccatcatcaccatcatgcgcACAGTTTCATACCGGTCGATGTGCCCGTCAGTCTACCCTACTATGGCCAGTCGGCGGAAGCTGCACAATCGGCCGCGCTGGCCctgcacgatcatcatcagcaagctTTATACCAGAACATTCCCTGGGGTTACTATGGCGACGACCCAACGGCATCAATGGCGACCCTGGGTAGCAACGCCACTGCTCTAGGGAGTGCTGGTGGTACGTTCTCGTACGGTAGCCGGCCaaagttttcgttttcgcgcTACTATCCGCGCAGTGTTCCGAGAAATCTTAATCGAATGTTACCGGAGCTGCGATCGCCGTTGTTGAATTTGAATCTCAATACAACTCCCCTCAGTGCGGGCGGTGGGTTGGAAAATTCCCCGCAAAGTTACTCCAGTTCGAGTGGCTTTGGTAGCAAGAACACTTCCAGCAACAATACTCAAccaagccatcatcatcaccatcatcagcagcagatagCGACCGTTTCGGGGACTGCAGCGACGATGGGCCACAATTTGCTGCGAGAGTGGCGATATCTACCACCgtatcggccaccaccaccaccgcccagtTTGCATCATGCGGCACCACTCTCAATCGGCGGTGGTCGACTCGATAATCCTCCTTACTCGATGTCCCATTGGCTGGAGCTGATCACGCGGCTCAATATTGCCTCCGAGAAGGCCAACATTAATAATGCGGCCGCCGATGTGGGCAGTGTTGATGGGCATTACGAGTTTGATCCTTCCACCCCGACACCGACCGCTTCTACGCCGACTGGGTTGATGAGAGATGATTTCCATCATCTGATGACGCTCCCGTCGACGTCGAGTGATCTGCTGTGGAGTGCTACGGGGTTAGCAGGTGCTGCACCCGGTGCTGGCGCcgccaacaccgccaccagtgTCGTCTCTTCGTTGAGTGGTCGCAAGCGGAATCAATCCCGTTACGATAACATCGATGCACGGGTACAGGCCATGAAGGAAGAGTTCTACGAGTATCGGAAGCGTCAGCAGCTGCAGGCTGTTGCTGGGCCCAGTTTGATCGAGCTGGAAAGTGTTTGCTGA
- the LOC126579460 gene encoding protein turtle isoform X3, which produces MGMCVDPGVFRWCQALSRSRSCTTASDHQSASRLALPPYQPGHHHHHPSTTTTTTRLRRCSSGDSQQQRQKATTISTTNSKIQPVSNYNISDNGSDDSVVSRGYSVKFNYAPPTTTVRVKRSGVFDRYCKVTRAEFATVCGGIFRLLLLLQWFAFGCCTINPPQDAVHITAILGESVVFNCHVDFPGDHPVPYVLQWEKKVSEKGQEIPIFIWYESYPTHSGEGYEGRVSRVPPNSTFGAASLNLTDIRESDQGWYECKVVFLNRPPKQHKNGTWFHLDVHAPPRFSVTPEDIIYVNLGDSIILNCQADGTPTPEILWYKDANPVDPSSTVGIFNDGTELRISTIRHEDIGDYTCIARNGEGQVSHTARVIIAGGAVIMVPPTNQTKLEGEKVQFTCEAKAMPGNVTVRWFREGSPVREVAALETRVTIRKDGSLIINPVSADDSGQYTCEVSNGIGEPQSASAYLNIEYPAKVTFTPTIQYLPFRLAGVVQCYIKANPPLQYVTWTKDKRLLEPYQTKDIVIMNNGSLLFTRVNQNHQGRYTCTPYNAQGTQGSSGHMEVLVRKPPAFTVEPDPLYQRKVGESVEMHCDAQEAEGTSKPTIQWQRRDGQPLQKARVRISNGNITIENLRRSDFGYYQCVASNEVATIVSATQLVIEGTQPHAPYNLSGSATEFSVTLSWMPGYSGGPDYKQDYTIWYREAGVSEWSTIPVTPSGSTQVTINRLSPGTTYEFQVIGKNALGDGMMSKVITIRTLGPKPGQPRNVSVVEIPNGFLISWQVPLERAHLVQFYTIKYRTDAQWKTLNRGQIRPEETSYLVKNLVGGRTYYFRVLANSLKSYETSDEIKFPVPARVKHKAITAGVVGGILFFIVAIILSICAVKICNKRKRRKQEKELNMVTARLTDRNALSQPIPLKRYLNGKSSKASRLPGLNILIAILHWIWPPGRCQNCDSIYSNKFTGDKSAINVGQIHRSADGRFVLSQDLVDGIVSLRNSIVSQYSSSDDGGFLPKRLPAPFSKAGPAWVRPSLVAGVYAEGGDEQHHFAVPQQAQPQHHHHHHHHQQQQSLYTNTMPGAAAAAVNLGEPTSLPATLLAQTIYTTPSRVSKVVASSPATSSPQVVNSPWSPLYFSDLSSVHHPSSAERSFPTPQSVNSVHRYYNHELPVLQGLQHLASTGGGGHHQHHHHHHHHAHSFIPVDVPVSLPYYGQSAEAAQSAALALHDHHQQALYQNIPWGYYGDDPTASMATLGSNATALGSAGGTFSYGSRPKFSFSRYYPRSVPRNLNRMLPELRSPLLNLNLNTTPLSAGGGLENSPQSYSSSSGFGSKNTSSNNTQPSHHHHHHQQQIATVSGTAATMGHNLLREWRYLPPYRPPPPPPSLHHAAPLSIGGGRLDNPPYSMSHWLELITRLNIASEKANINNAAADVGSVDGHYEFDPSTPTPTASTPTGLMRDDFHHLMTLPSTSSDLLWSATGLAGAAPGAGAANTATSVVSSLSGRKRNQSRYDNIDARVQAMKEEFYEYRKRQQLQAVAGPSLIELESVC; this is translated from the exons ATGGGCATGTGCGTGGACCCTGGGGTTTTCCGGTGGTGTCAGGCATTAAGCCGGTCGCGATCGTGCACTACTGCATCCGACCACCAGTCGGCCAGTCGGCTAGCCTTACCACCGTATCAgccaggccaccaccaccaccacccgtcaacaaccaccacgacaacgagATTGCGAAGATGCAGCAGCGGCGATAGTCAGCAGCAGAGGCAAAAGGCCACTACAATAAGCACAACAAATTCTAAAATACAACCAGTTAGCAATTATAACATTAGCGATAACGGAAGCGATGATAGTGTCGTCAGTAGAGGGTATTCGGTCAAGTTCAACTACGCGCCACCAACGACAACGGTTCGAGTGAAACGATCAGGCGTCTTTGATCGCTACTGCAAGGTGACCCGAGCAGAGTTTGCAACTGTTTGTGGTGGAATATTTCGATTGCTCCTGTTACTGCAATGGTTTGCATTTGGTTGCTGTACAATTAATCCTC CTCAAGATGCGGTCCACATTACGGCCATCCTTGGCGAAAGTGTCGTGTTCAACTGCCATGTCGACTTCCCGGGCGATCATCCCGTTCCCTATGTTTTACAATGGGAAAAGAAGGTGAGCGAAAAA GGCCAGGAGATACCCATTTTCATATGGTACGAAAGCTATCCGACGCACAGCGGCGAAGGATACGAGGGGCGCGTGTCTAGAGTGCCACCGAATTCGACGTTCGGTGCGGCATCCCTGAATCTCACGGACATCCGCGAGTCCGACCAGGGCTGGTACGAGTGTAAAGTAGTCTTTCTAAATCGACCTCCGAAGCAGCACAAGAACGGTACATGGTTTCACCTGGATGTCCATGCACCACCAAGGTTTAGCGTCACTCCAGAGGATATAATTTACGTTAACTTAG GTGACTCTATCATATTGAATTGTCAGGCAGATGGCACCCCGACACCAGAAATACTGTGGTACAAGGATGCCAACCCAGTGGATCCGTCCTCTACTGTTGGTATCTTTAATGATGGTACCGAGTTGCGGATTAGCACTATCCGCCACGAAGACATCGGCGATTACACGTGTATCGCGCGCAATGGTGAGGGACAAGTCTCCCATACTGCCCGTGTTATAATAGCGGGCGGCGCTGTAATCATG GTGCCGCCAACAAATCAGACAAAGCTGGAAGGGGAAAAGGTGCAGTTCACCTGTGAGGCGAAGGCAATGCCGGGAAATGTAACAGTAAGATGGTTCCGTGAAGGGTCACCGGTGCGGGAGGTGGCAGCGCTTGAGACGCGCGTCACAATACGCAAGGATGGGTCACTGATCATCAATCCAGTAAGCGCCGACGATTCCGGCCAATACACGTGCGAGGTATCGAATGGCATCGGAGAACCACAAAGTGCTTCGGCTTATTTAAATATAGAAT ATCCTGCCAAAGTGACCTTCACCCCAACAATACAATACTTACCGTTTCGTTTAGCTGGTGTCGTACAATGCTATATAAAAGCGAATCCTCCTCTACAATATGTAACATGGACCAAAGACAAACGATTGCTGGAACCTTATCAAACGAAGGACATAGTTATAATGAACAATGGTTCGCTGCTGTTCACGCGCGTCAACCAAAACCACCAGGGACGGTACACGTGCACCCCGTACAACGCGCAGGGAACGCAGGGTTCGTCCGGTCACATGGAGGTACTGGTGAGGAAACCGCCGGCATTCACCGTGGAACCGGATCCGCTCTACCAGCGCAAGGTTGGCGAATCGGTCGAGATGCACTGCGATGCGCAGGAAGCCGAAGGTACATCGAAACCAACGATCCAGTGGCAACGCCGTGATGGGCAACCGTTGCAGAAGGCCCGCGTTAGAATAAGCAATGGCAACATTACGATCGAGAACTTGCGCCGCTCGGACTTTGGTTACTATCAGTGCGTTGCGTCGAACGAGGTTGCGACGATCGTGTCGGCCACGCAGCTCGTCATCGAGGGTACACAGCCACACGCACCGTACAACCTGAGTGGTTCGGCAACGGAATTCTCCGTCACGTTGTCCTGGATGCCGGGGTACAGCGGTGGACCGGACTACAAGCAAGACTACACGATCTGGTACCGTGAGGCGGGTGTATCCGAGTGGTCTACCATTCCGGTAACACCTTCGGGCAGTACCCAGGTGACGATTAACCGGCTGTCACCGGGGACAACCTACGAGTTCCAGGTGATAGGCAAAAACGCCCTAGGAGATGGAATGATGAGCAAAGTGATTACCATACGAACACTAG GTCCGAAACCAGGCCAGCCACGGAACGTGTCGGTGGTGGAAATCCCGAACGGATTCCTCATCTCGTGGCAGGTACCACTCGAGCGGGCCCATCTGGTGCAGTTCTACACGATCAAGTACCGCACGGATGCCCAGTGGAAGACACTGAATCGAGGCCAGATAAGGCCCGAGGAGACGTCGTATTTGGTGAAGAATCTCGTCGGAGGCCGTACGTACTATTTCCGCGTGCTGGCCAACTCACTCAAGAGCTACGAAACGAGCGACGAGATCAAGTTCCCGGTACCGGCCCGTGTGAAGCACAAAGCGATCACGGCCGGTGTCGTCGGTGGGATACTGTTCTTCATCGTGGCCATCATACTGTCGATCTGTGCCGTCAAGATTTGCAACAAGCGGAAGCgcagaaaacaggaaaaag AACTCAACATGGTAACGGCGCGACTAACTGACCGGAATGCATTGAGTCAACCGATACCGCTGAAAAG ATATTTGAACGGGAAGAGCAGCAAGGCGAGCCGATTGCCCGGCCTAAACATACTGATAGCTATATTACACTGGATTTGGCCACCAGGACGTTGTCAAAACTGTGATTCTATATACTCGAATAAATTTACCGGCGACAAATCGGCGATCAACGTGGGACAAATCCACCGTTCCGCGGATGGACGGTTTGTGCTGTCGCAGGATCTGGTCGATGGGATCGTCTCGTTGCGCAACAGCATCGTATCgcagtacagcagcagcgacgatgGAGGCTTCCTACCGAAGCGCCTCCCGGCGCCATTCTCGAAGGCGGGTCCGGCCTGGGTCCGACCATCGCTCGTAGCGGGAGTATATGCGGAAGGTGGTGATGAGCAACATCACTTTGCAGTTCCACAGCAGGCACAacctcagcatcatcaccatcatcaccatcaccaacaacaacaatctctGTACACGAACACGatgccaggagcagcagcagcagcggtgaaCCTGGGCGAACCAACATCGCTACCGGCGACACTGTTGGCCCAGACCATCTACACCACGCCATCGCGCGTGTCAAAGGTGGTGGCCAGTTCACCCGCCACCTCAAGCCCGCAGGTGGTCAATTCCCCTTGGTCCCCCCTGTATTTCAGCGATCTCAGCTCGGTGCATCATCCTAGCTCGGCCGAACGTTCCTTTCCCACGCCCCAAAGTGTCAATTCGGTGCATCGATACTACAATCACGAGTTGCCGGTGTTGCAGGGTCTACAGCATCTGGCTAgtaccggtggcggtggtcaccatcagcatcatcaccatcatcaccatcatgcgcACAGTTTCATACCGGTCGATGTGCCCGTCAGTCTACCCTACTATGGCCAGTCGGCGGAAGCTGCACAATCGGCCGCGCTGGCCctgcacgatcatcatcagcaagctTTATACCAGAACATTCCCTGGGGTTACTATGGCGACGACCCAACGGCATCAATGGCGACCCTGGGTAGCAACGCCACTGCTCTAGGGAGTGCTGGTGGTACGTTCTCGTACGGTAGCCGGCCaaagttttcgttttcgcgcTACTATCCGCGCAGTGTTCCGAGAAATCTTAATCGAATGTTACCGGAGCTGCGATCGCCGTTGTTGAATTTGAATCTCAATACAACTCCCCTCAGTGCGGGCGGTGGGTTGGAAAATTCCCCGCAAAGTTACTCCAGTTCGAGTGGCTTTGGTAGCAAGAACACTTCCAGCAACAATACTCAAccaagccatcatcatcaccatcatcagcagcagatagCGACCGTTTCGGGGACTGCAGCGACGATGGGCCACAATTTGCTGCGAGAGTGGCGATATCTACCACCgtatcggccaccaccaccaccgcccagtTTGCATCATGCGGCACCACTCTCAATCGGCGGTGGTCGACTCGATAATCCTCCTTACTCGATGTCCCATTGGCTGGAGCTGATCACGCGGCTCAATATTGCCTCCGAGAAGGCCAACATTAATAATGCGGCCGCCGATGTGGGCAGTGTTGATGGGCATTACGAGTTTGATCCTTCCACCCCGACACCGACCGCTTCTACGCCGACTGGGTTGATGAGAGATGATTTCCATCATCTGATGACGCTCCCGTCGACGTCGAGTGATCTGCTGTGGAGTGCTACGGGGTTAGCAGGTGCTGCACCCGGTGCTGGCGCcgccaacaccgccaccagtgTCGTCTCTTCGTTGAGTGGTCGCAAGCGGAATCAATCCCGTTACGATAACATCGATGCACGGGTACAGGCCATGAAGGAAGAGTTCTACGAGTATCGGAAGCGTCAGCAGCTGCAGGCTGTTGCTGGGCCCAGTTTGATCGAGCTGGAAAGTGTTTGCTGA